A region from the Salvia splendens isolate huo1 chromosome 15, SspV2, whole genome shotgun sequence genome encodes:
- the LOC121767264 gene encoding thioredoxin domain-containing protein PLP3A-like — protein MDPDSVKSTLSNLAFGNVMAAAARDYQKDLLAQGKANASSSVHDEVDLDELMDDPELEKLHADRIATLKKEAEKRQKLTMQGHGEYREITEGDFLGEVTGTDKVICHFYHREFYRCKIMDKHLKSLAPRHFTTKFLKLDAENAPFFVTKLGIKTLPCVILFRQGVASDRLVGFQDLGGKDDFPTRKLELFFLKKGIIEENKRDEEDDDYLEGKRTSVRTSVHTDSDSD, from the exons ATGGATCCGGATTCAGTGAAATCGACTCTTTCTAATTTGGCTTTCGGCAATGTCATGGCTGCTGCAGCTCGCGATTACCAAAAG GATTTGCTGGCTCAAGGGAAAGCTAATGCATCAAGCTCTGTTCATGACGAAGTGGATTTGGATGAGCTTATGGAT GACCCtgagctggagaaattgcacgCTGACAGGATAGCAACTCTTAAG AAAGAAGCAGAGAAACGGCAAAAATTGACAATGCAAGGACATGGGGAGTACAGGGAGATAACAGAAGGAGATTTTTTGGGTGAAGTTACTGGCACCGATAAAGTGATTTGTCATTTCTACCACAGAGAGTTCTATCGTTGCAA GATTATGGATAAGCATTTGAAGTCCCTTGCTCCTAGACATTTTACTACTAAATTCCTCAAATTGGATGCCGAG AATGCTCCTTTCTTTGTTACCAAGCTTGGAATCAAGACATTGCCATGTGTCATACTATTCAG GCAAGGAGTAGCATCCGATAGGCTGGTGGGGTTTCAAGACTTGGGGGGCAAAGATGATTTCCCTACAAGGAAGCTTGAACTTTTCTTCTTGAAGAAAG GAATTATCGAGGAGAATAAACGAGATGAAGAGGATGATGATTATCTTGAAGGAAAACGTACGTCAGTGAGAACATCAGTACATACAGATTCAGACTCTGACTAA
- the LOC121767791 gene encoding bZIP transcription factor 44-like: protein MASPISGTSSGSNSDHHNNNLQSEMRKRKRMLSNRESARRSRMRKQKLLDDLTAQANHLRAENNHMLTNIHVVTHLYLNMESENSILRAQMAELNHRLHALNEITSCLSSSQGLLPAAAAGFVEDDGGDFDDLLNPWSLIHVNHPIMASADAFLY, encoded by the coding sequence ATGGCTTCCCCAATCAGCGGCACCTCCTCCGGCTCGAACTCCGATCATCACAACAACAACCTGCAGTCGGAGATGAGGAAACGGAAGAGAATGCTGTCGAATCGAGAATCCGCGAGGCGATCGCGGATGAGGAAGCAGAAGCTTCTAGATGATCTGACGGCTCAGGCGAACCATCTAAGGGCTGAGAACAATCATATGCTCACAAACATCCATGTGGTGACGCATCTCTACTTGAATATGGAGTCGGAGAATTCGATTCTTCGGGCTCAGATGGCGGAGCTGAATCACAGGCTCCATGCCTTGAATGAGATCACCAGCTGCTTGAGCTCGAGCCAGGGATTGTtgccggctgctgctgctggatTTGTTGAAGATGATGGAGGAGATTTTGATGATTTGTTGAATCCATGGAGTTTGATCCATGTTAATCACCCAATCATGGCTTCTGCTGATGCTTTCTTGTATTAG